The sequence below is a genomic window from Thalassobaculum sp. OXR-137.
ACGGCCTGGACGAGGATCCGGAGACCCGCCAGCTCGTCGCCGCCACTACCGCCAGCGACCTGTGCATGAAGCTGATGGAAGAGGGGGTGGAGGACTTCCACTTCTACACCCTCAACCGCCCCCAGCTCACCGGCGCGATCTGCCGCCGCCTCGGCCTGCGGCCGGAAATGGAGGCCGCGGCGTGACCACTGGCTTCACCGAACCGATGGCTGGCTCCAGGACCGGCCCCGCGCTGGTCTCCGGCGGGTTCGGGAAGCTGTCGGCGCGTGCCGGCGCCTCCTGCCTGGAGGAGCTGAACATCACCGACCCCAAGGCGGTGATCGAGCTGCACCGCTGGCATCTGGACGAGGGCGCGGACATCCTGCGCACCAATACCGGCGGCGCTTCGCCGGAGCGGCTGGACCGCTATCGCATGCATGACGAGGCGTTCATCGTCTCCTACATGGCGGCCGAGCACGCCTCCAAGGCGGCGCGGGAGCATGGCGGCGGCCGGCGGGTGATGGGCGTGGCCCGGGTGGAAGCCCTGGCCCCGCTGATCGGCTTCCTGCCGCTCGACCGGGTCGAGGCGGCGGCGCGTACCATGGCCTCCGGGCTGGTCGGCGGTGGGGCCGACATGCTGCTGCTGGAGACGGCGCAGTGCCCGGCGCGGATCGTCGCCGCCCTGGACGGCACGCGGCGCGGCATGGCCGATGCCGGCCGGTCGGTGCCGGTGCTGGTGAAGCTGCGCTACGAGACGCGGCTGGGCGCGCTGGCCCGCGACGCCATCACCGACAGTCTGGCCCGTGCGGCGGCCGCCGTTGCCGGGATCGGCGCCCACGGCCTCGCCCTGGCGCCGGACAATCTGGACCGGCCCTTCGCGGAAACCCTGTGGGCGACCGCCGAGGCCTATCGGGGGCCGCTGTTCGTCGATCTGGCTCCGACCTCCCCCCATTGGGCGGGACTGGACGACAGGACCGGGCTGAGGCAGCGGATCGCGTTCACCGCGGGCCGGCGTGTCGAGCCATGCGAGACCATCGAGGGCCCGGTTCGTCCGGCGCCCGCGAACGATGCGGGACCGAGACCGGTCGCCCGCAGCTACTGACCGAATTGGAGAGTCCGATGACTGAAGCGGCACGAGAACTCTCGCGCCTCGCGGAACAGAGGGTCGTGATCCTGGACGGTGCCATGGGCACGATGATCCAGAACCTGAGCCTGTCCGAGGAGGATTTCCGCGGGGATCGCTTCACCGAGTCCAATCACGACCTTCGGGGCGACAACGACATCCTCAATCTCTCTCAGCCGGAGATGATCGAGGATATCCACCGCCAGTATTTCGAGGCGGGTGCCGATATCGCCCAGACCAACACGTTCAACGCCACGTCGATCAGCCAGGCGGATTACGGCCTGTCGCATCTGGCCAGGGAGATCAATGTGGAGGGCGCGCGGATCGCCCGCCGCGCCGCCGACAAGGTGCGCGATGAGGAGGGCCGCCCGACCTTCGTGGCCGGCGCTCTCGGTCCGACCAACCGCACCGCGTCGATCTCGCCGGACGTGTCCGATCCGGGGGCGCGCAACACCAGTTTCGACGAACTGCGTGCCGCCTACCTGGAAGCCACGCTCGGTCTGATCGAGGGGGGCGCGGACATCATTCTGGTGGAGACCATCTTCGACACCCTGAACGCCAAGGCGGCGCTGTTCGCCGTCGAGCAGGCGTTCGACGAGGCTGGGACCAAGCTGCCGATCATGATCAGCGGCACCATCACCGACCGCTCCGGCCGCACCCTGTCCGGGCAGACGCCGGAGGCGTTCTGGAACTCGGTGCGCCACGCCAACCCGTTCAGCGTCGGCTTCAACTGCGCGCTCGGCGCCAAGGACCTGCGCCCGCACGTGGCCGAGCTGTCGCGGGTGGCCGACGTCCGCGTCTCCGCCTATCCGAATGCCGGCCTGCCGAACGAATTCGGCGGCTATGACGAGAAGCCGGAACAGACCGCCGAGCATCTGGGCCATTGGGCGCAGGACGGGCTGGTCAATGTGGTCGGCGGCTGCTGCGGCACCACGCCGGCCCATATCGCCGCGATCGCCCGACAGGTGAAGGCCGCCGCGCCGCGCGTCGTGCCGCAACTGTCGCGCCGCCTGCGTCTGTCCGGCCTCGAACCCTTTGATCTCAGGAGTGCGTTTTGACCGAAAGCCGAGGCACCTTCATCAACATCGGCGAGCGGACCAACGTCACCGG
It includes:
- a CDS encoding homocysteine S-methyltransferase family protein; protein product: MTTGFTEPMAGSRTGPALVSGGFGKLSARAGASCLEELNITDPKAVIELHRWHLDEGADILRTNTGGASPERLDRYRMHDEAFIVSYMAAEHASKAAREHGGGRRVMGVARVEALAPLIGFLPLDRVEAAARTMASGLVGGGADMLLLETAQCPARIVAALDGTRRGMADAGRSVPVLVKLRYETRLGALARDAITDSLARAAAAVAGIGAHGLALAPDNLDRPFAETLWATAEAYRGPLFVDLAPTSPHWAGLDDRTGLRQRIAFTAGRRVEPCETIEGPVRPAPANDAGPRPVARSY
- a CDS encoding homocysteine S-methyltransferase family protein, which codes for MTEAARELSRLAEQRVVILDGAMGTMIQNLSLSEEDFRGDRFTESNHDLRGDNDILNLSQPEMIEDIHRQYFEAGADIAQTNTFNATSISQADYGLSHLAREINVEGARIARRAADKVRDEEGRPTFVAGALGPTNRTASISPDVSDPGARNTSFDELRAAYLEATLGLIEGGADIILVETIFDTLNAKAALFAVEQAFDEAGTKLPIMISGTITDRSGRTLSGQTPEAFWNSVRHANPFSVGFNCALGAKDLRPHVAELSRVADVRVSAYPNAGLPNEFGGYDEKPEQTAEHLGHWAQDGLVNVVGGCCGTTPAHIAAIARQVKAAAPRVVPQLSRRLRLSGLEPFDLRSAF